In Pleurodeles waltl isolate 20211129_DDA chromosome 5, aPleWal1.hap1.20221129, whole genome shotgun sequence, the DNA window AGAAACAGAGAGTAACACGTCTTAATTAGGCGGTGATGGTTTAGTACTCCAGGAGTTTGCCTCAGTGAGGCTTGCAATAGGTCTTCATAAAGAGAAGATGCTGAAAAATGAAAGCTAATGCCACTCAACATATACTGAAACTGACCTTTGTATAGTCACTGGTGAGGAATCCCTGCTCAAGCCCACTAAACATTGTAAGCGGGATGAGAAGCCACTGGCGTTTATCACCAAGCTGTTTGAAGGTAGATAAGAAGGTTGAGAAGAAGGACTGTGCGTTCTCTTCCAGTTCCTGCCCTTCTTTGTTATCGACTCGATCCAAAAAGAAGATAATGAGTGTGACACCCAGAACTCCGCAGCCTGTAAGAGAGGCAGAAACAAGTGAGGTGAGGCAGGTGGTGTGAAACATGCCCATACTTGAGTGCTGCACTTTCAAAGAACATTATTGTCGGTTTATTATGCTTCAACCTCTGACTGGAACCAGTCTCAAGAAGCGgagataaagaaatatatatttttcctttttagagGGGACGCTACTTCGATTCAGCTCCAACATAAACTACACATACAGACATGATTTCAGAGACAGGCGGTGATTTTCAGAGCATATTTATTGCTGCCAACGTGTATCATACCTCACATATGAACAATACCTTTTACACATGATAACATTGATGATTAATATCACCAAGCATTCCAAGCTGGGAAAATTGAGTTTTCCATACTTTCATCTCCTGTCTATATTCCTTTGGCTCAAATTAAGCTACGCTTTCAGTCCCAATGCCACACTGTGTCCCCAGTTTCATTTTCAGATATATTTTATACCTCCTCAACTATTTAACTTTAATATTGGTCTCTTTCAATCGGTCCATGAGGCAATGGAGATACCGAAATAATATTACCACTAGCCATAAAACGGATGTAGTTCATTCCTCATCTAAATTTCAGGCATCAAACCTCGACTTATTTTACTTAAGTTTTTGTCTGTAtctcagatagatagatagaaatccAAGGCAAAAATAAACCACTGCACACCGATCTCCTGATAATCAAACAGCCTTTAATTCATGATaacaaacaccaacgcgtttcaactctgaAGAGTCTTGGTCACGGCTGGTGAGTCCTTTGTTAATGTTCATTAAATACTACTACATAATCTTCCCATAACGAGGCATCTTGGGATACCTAGTTTAAACAATTGAAAAGTGAAAAAATTGAACCATATACTGCAAACAATATAAATGATAGCAGATGTATGCTGTAATGACATATTACTAGTACCAAGAACAATAATCATCCAATAATGCATAATATAATAgagaaatgtgcaattatccatcatTGGTGTTTGTTGGCGTGGATTAAAGGCTGTTTAATtatcatgagatgggtgtacagcGGTTTTTTTGCCTTGGAGAtataagacatatatatatatatatatatatatatatatatatatatatatatatatatattctagttTTAAATCTATATTTCACAACAGCATTGTTGTCCTGCTGAATGTTATACTTAAATTGTATCACTCTGTTATTTGTACTGCATAACGTTTATTCTTGGTTGAAACTAATTCATATATGTTTTTCATGATTTATTAAATTAACTTGATTGATGACAACTAGATATTTGTTATtcgtttaataaagcatttttgaaCACAAAAACACTCATTGCATCTATTTATTTTCctttatgtacacacacacattcaaaatggCCATTGGTCTCTAAACATACCTGTGTATGAGCCCAACAGAGTGTAGATGACAGTGGGAGATGGACGAGGTGATTTTATAACTTCCAAGCCTGGACAGTCATTTGCGCCACAGTAGCTGCTATTCAAAAAGTTAATTCTTTGCCCTAAAAAGCAAACGGCATACATTTATTAGAATACATATTCATATGACAAAAGgcttatctaaaagtcagttgttagTGCGCTTTTGAGGCTATCATTCCTGATTGGTACCTTCTTATCCTCAAACACAGTAATGTCAACGGAGCCTTTAGATGATTAGCAACAAAACCGGAATATGCAGATAGATTCCAACTGCTTAGACAGAATACATTCTGTCATTAACTTAAGTAGATAAAAAATGAGTTTGAGCTGGTATATGATTTAGAAAATGATGCATAAACATAAGTCAGTTAGACATTACACCTTTACTGAAAGTAAAAAGGAGCTTTGTATTTGAAGATGGTGCATTGTAGAAGGAGAAaagcctttaccacacatccttTACAGTGCCGCATTACCTCCCAGGTGCCTTTACAATGCATGGAAAGTgcataatctatctatctatctatctatctatctatctatctatctatctatctatctatctatctatcttataaatatatttatatatatatatatatatatatatatatatatatatatatatatatatatatatatatatatatatatacatataagtatatatgtatttatagagagggaagagatatagagagagatagcGAGAAGAAGATATTAAGATATAAACAGATaatgaaagatagatagatagatagatagatagatagatagatagatagatagatagataggaaccTAAGACACAGCTACAGTCCAAATGACTGAACACATTCACAGCAAATTTAGGGGAAAGTtcgattttggtccagaaagaagttaTTTTtagatttggagtaaatccattcagtagttgttgaacAATGAAAGCTCAAAATAATTGTGTATTTCACGCCACAGAGGATCTGCAGGGCCTTCAGATGTCATGGTGATTTGtgattgactgccaccacatcAAAAAGGATGTGGCGGAAGCCACGTTAGGACTCGGGCCTCAGGATCTAGTCCttagaaaaaggttaaaaaataaataaggggGCAGAGCAAGGATACTCTGATTCTCCaggccaaaaaaaatatttttttaaaacattttgtagtGAATTTTCAGAGGATCCTCAAAtccacagcatttttttttttaagtacagccTCCTACGCTGTTACTGGGAAACACAAGAGTGTGGGCCACAGCCCAGTGGGTGCTGCAAAATACTGCTTTTGGGGAGGAAAGCGCTTAGCCTCCTTCCCAAGCCTAAGGGACCCCAACCTCCAGGGCCATGGTTTAAAATAAGTGGAAGGGCGGTGCGACCCCTCTCCCAGTACCTTAATAGGCTCTGCAGAACCCCATCAACAAGGGATGGGGGGCATACACCACCCCTCCCTGAGCCTGAAAATGCCCCAGAGACCCCTTCATCCAAGACTGGCTCAAATATTGTGTCCCCGGGGAGCCTATCCCTGACACAGTTGTTTTTCTGTCTTCATTAGCATGGTTAAAGAAACATATGTCCGCTCCCACCTGGCAGAAACAATTTTTAAGCTCCTGTCCGGTTGCAGCAGACATGCCTTCACCACCCATAGGAATATGGGCAGGGAAGGCATATCTGCTTTCACTTGGTGGGAAGTTGAAAGTTGCTCCTTCCGGGTAGTAGCAGACTTTTATTTCCCTGCTCACGGTCTTGCCAGCAGTGAAACACCCATCACAGATGGGAGACATACATGCTCCTGCAGCACCCAGGATGGGATGCCAAGGGCCACTATTGGTTTGGGGAGGGGAACCTTGCTCCCCCCTTCTCTTTAAGGCCCTGATGGCGTCCCCAGGCCCCTTGTGGTTAAGGGGAAGGGGCCATGCATGGTAGAAGGCCAGTTGCAGCGTGTGGTTGGCTTCCTGGGGTGGGGGGCTAGCCAGGCTCTCTGGCTAACCACCTGCTGTGCACCCCACTTTCCCTTTAGAAGTATCTTTTCAGCCAGAGGGGATGGGAACCCAGGTTCACTACTGGCTCAGGAAAAGAGGCTGTGCATCCCTCCACTTAATTAATAAAAGGCCTTGGGGAATGGGATCCCCGGGGCCTAAAGTGGCTTGGGAATGGGGTTGTCTgctcctctcccctttaaaaaataaaaggctTCGCGATGGGGGCCCACAGTCTGAAGACGTTTTGGAAGAGGGGCTGCACCGATGTGTTGGTGAAGGGCAAGGCTGCGGCCATCGCTAAGCTGTGCACAGCCTAAGGCCGTGCATGGGAGGCTGTCTAGAGAGGCTGTCTGTCTGCCgggggttggccactgggcctgggcTCAGACGCACATTGTTTGAGTTTTAcatgttacattgtcactgaaatttttacctaactataatgttactttaacctttgcttttttcaaggaactctgaactatatatatatatatatatatatatatatatatatatatatatatagagagagagagagagagagagagagggagagagagagagagggggagagagagtgagtgtTAGGTCAGAGTtaccatagaaagagcattttttgttttgctaataactttggtggtgTGTGCTAATCttcgagaattttttttaaaaaaagattcacCTTCCTCGGATCCTTTATGAAAAGTTATACACCAATTTGTCAAGCAGGAACCTCAAAAAGCAGGGCGGGAGCTTCCAAAAAATTTATTTCCCATGTTAACTCCTTTAGCGGTGAGTAGTGGCAAAGGGTGGTAAGAATAATTTTCTGATTTTGTTGGGGATAAGCGTAGAGGCAACGGGTGCTAAGGGTAATTTGAGGGTTTGAGGTTGGGTGATGGTAGAGTGgtacaatatatatgtatatatatatatatacatatatatatatggaaaacctTGCACCATATCTGCACCACATTTCTCAACCAAATCGTTTGCACGTTTTTGGAAGCCTAGTATTCGCTGCTACAAAATGTTGTTGTCTGTTATTTCGTATTACTTTACCTTTGGAAAAGTCCAGAATCAAGGAAGAAATAAGGTTTCCCCAAATGCGGCATGTCTGTAGAATAAGGAAGAATGTTCCAAAGTATTCGTTGATAACATCTTCTGCTGCTCTTTGTGCCAACACTGCGTACTTGCTTCCACTCACTGTTATGTAAGTACTtttggctgcccagaggactcctCCCCCTAAGCCCAGAAGCACAGAGGAGATGATCAGAGTGTACCTGCAAAATAAAAATGCCTGCTTGAGTTCATTGGCTTGACAGTGAGATTAAACAgatatttattgttttgcattgtTATTGTTATGCTGCTAAGCTCACAGTCCAAAATCGGGATATCATTAGTACTAGTCTATACACTCTCTTTGTTGTATCTCAAAgatcatttttttcagttttcgATTGCTCTTGAACACATTATGCATCTTGTAGTACTTGGAACTTTTGAGGAATGATTCATTAGGTATCATATCTTATAAGATAGTCAAAGGCAAAATTAATCGAGACCCCTGTGTTCAGTCTGATTCTCTGTTCTCTTGCTTTGGTTTTCattcataaattattttatttccgAATTAGAAGAAAGGTGTGAAATAAAAAGAGTAAGACGAAAAGTGAAAGCAGAGcactgtatttgtatagcacaaaatTATGGCGAGTGTGGCCAGGAATGACACCCACAAGGAGGAAAGTTATTGGGCTGCGTACTTGAGGGCAAACTTGACAGTGCCCAAGCGGAGCTAGATGCAGTTGGCAAGCCTGCACCCACGAGGCTGGTAAGCCTTTCATTGGAGCAGGTCAAAACTGAGTGTTTTCACTGAATCCAGAGGGTTTACGGCAGGTAGCAGGTGCTGCAGAGACAGCTCTGTGATGGTGCTAGAAAGTGTTCTGGTTAGAAGTCCAAAGGAGGTGCCTTGGAGCACACACATCAACAAGGCTTGAACCGAGATCTCCACAGGGACCACGTATCAGCAATATGAAAACTTGCAGCATCGATTTGATTCTGGAGAAAGCGCATTATTTATTAAAACCTGCAGAAGGTCTGGGAACTGGAGGGAGTAGTTATATCTTCATGGAGAAGATTTATTTCTGAACCCATCCTGTAAAGCAGGGAAGCCAGGGTATATGGTTGATCTCTCAGAGGATACATGATTCCTCGTAAAAGATTAGCTTGGGCTGCACCATTTATTTAAGGAGGTGCACTGATGGTGGACAAAACCTTTTAACTGATCCCTCCAGAGTTCTTTTTGAGGCTCTTACTCATTGTACAGTTCATGGTAAAAATAAATCCAATGCATGGAGTACCTGAAAAAAGTCCCTTTGAAATAAAAGGAAAAGCTTTATCTCAACTCACAAGAGCTCATTTGCAAAGGTAAGATTGTGGACAGGAGAACGAAAGTGATCATCAGATAATGTGCAGAAAGAACAACAGAAATTCCGAAGGCCAAACATAAATAACACTTTTACCAAAACTGATGCATGcacaaagctttttgacagctggttTCTGAGTTTAGCCAGACCTATTGGGACAGTTTCTGATTATGGAGCAAACGCAAGAAGCAGGAAGGTGACGTGCTCCTAATTTAAATATCCATTTTATCGATCCAAGCGTTCAACCACTTTGAAGTACAGGCCTAAATTACCTCACACAATTTTCTTCCAGTGCTGGATTTTGTTGTGGCAGCTTGGTTAATtatctcaaaatattttttatacagCATTGAAATCCCTAGTCCACAATTTAACAAAGTCAAGTAAATGAAGCTTACCATTTTGGGTAGAAGTTGGCCAGGGTGTAAGTGATGTAGCAACACATAGAGATGACAATGGTCCACTTGCACCCAAGTTTCCTCATAGCAACAGGACCCAGAAACAGACATGAGCAACAGAAGGCTCCAAACATCACACTCAAAGAGACAACTCCCATGTTCTCTTCGTGGTTCAGACTGCTCTGTGGAAAGATCACATACAAACCGTTATTTGTTGCAGAATAAAATCATGTATCAGAAAATCGGTTGATGTTGCCGGGGTTGAAACAGAATAAAAGGTCCCCCAACCCATTCAGTCCTACAAACAGTCCACAATTTGCCCATCCCTTTGGGAATTTGCCTTGTGTTCTGTATGTCCAGTTCAGCTCTGAAAGCTGTCATTTTTCAGTCAAAAACATTGAAGCTCTAGCGACTCAGGAAAGTAAATGATCGCCATTATAGAGGAGCTAGACTTGAGACCTCAGCGAACCACACAGTAGTGGAGAATACATCTAAATGTCAGAGATGAATGAGGGAAAATATAAGATTAGGGTACTGTTGGCATAGAGTTGGTATCTTGAATCCAAAGGAATAGATGAAACTGCATTGGAAGTGGTGCAAATGGAAAATAGGATGCAACCAATGATAGAGTCTTGGGTTTCTCACATATGTCGTGTGGTGATGAGTAACACACTATGACAGAGGCAGAGTGATTGCAAAGATTTCCGGAATTGTGCGATGACCAGCTCTACTGAAAGCTGCAGAGAAGGTTAGGagagtaatgatggaggaaaggcaCTATAATGGTTCCAGCAGTCACTTACGATAAACATGTTAATAAGCCACGGCCCTAGTGAAATAAAATGTGTCCTCACTATCCATAACACGACCTGCACTTCAACTAATTTGTGATTAGAGATACAATAAGTGTTTTGATCTGTGGGTCAGCCACCAAAAAGTGTCTTTGAGATCACTGTGTTATTTCTATGGCTAATGTGACTATCAAAACAATGTGCCATGAGTATGTGTCTGTTTAAATAGAATGTATTGTCAAAGTCTTTTGAGtatcaaagcatagatcacatGAATCAATTTTAGAGCCATTAAAAAGGATTGAGAGTTTTATTCCATAAACTTGGGAGACTATCAAAATAGAAAGTGCTAAACCATGTTTGTAAGAAATAAACCTTCTTTCAGATGAACGGGAAGGTGTGGCAAGATACAACTTCCTGTGTAATTGTGTAATTATGTAAAGTGCAGCCTGCACGTGTAATGCCAACACAAGGACATAGTCACAGTCAGAGGCGGGGAATACAATGCTACATGGCCTCAGAGCTCCAGGTGCAGGCTTCCTGGTCCTGAAGGGACTTGTCTGCCCTCACAGACGCAGTCGAACCATTAAACTGTTTTAGATCACAGAATTCATGATATTGTGTTCACATAGCACTACATTAATTTTCACTTGTTAAAGGCGAATTCAGAGCAATTGTGCGTTCTCACAAATGACCAGATCGTGGCACGTGCAGAACTCAAGTTTGCAAAGTAGGAAGCAGAGGAAACGTTAGTTACCTCACTCAATGTATCAGATGACCCAGAACAAATCAAAACATTCATGTTAATATGTCTTAGATGTAGAATCCTAGATCTCCCCGAGACAAAAACAGTTGGAAAGATCGTCATTTTAAGTAGCAAAGTAAACATATTTGTGTTTTACTTCTCCCGCTTAGAATGTTCCTCTCTTTAATTCAAAGGCATGAAGCTTCCAAGACAACTGGCTTGTAGGTCACTTCAACTTGAGCAACGTGGCCAACCTAAATATCTAGCGCCCCCCTCCTCAACCCACTGCCATCAAACCTCACCAGCACATCCGGCAGGCCTCTTCTCCAGCACCTCTCTAGCAGAAGGCTGCACTTCACCCTAGCATCACAAGTTATTTACCAGTCCTGATGGAGTGGTTAGGGGCTTAAACTGATGTTATCAGGACCACCAGAATTACTCCAGAATTCACTTTTCTCTCCGTGCGGCCTACCGCTGCACATTCACCTAGATTTGCATGCAGTCGCTGCTCTAACTTGTCAGGCTCTGCATTGTCCTACTCTATCTTGCATGTGGCACCAATCCAGTGCTCCCTAACTGCCCATCTTCCCCATCATGTCTCAGTATCCTTCCCTCTCCAGGTCCTATTATTTCTGGAgatgcctggtgtgtggtggaaaaGTATGCCCATGTTCTGCTTTCCATTGCTGGCGGCAGGGGCTGTGTCTGTGAGCTGTATTGTGCACCCATTGCTGCCTTTCATAGGCAACATGCCCTTCGTTCTCTCCAGCTCGTGTGTGGCATTAGCACCTTGCATTTAGAAGGGGATGGCTTATGTCACCGTAGTCCTCCTTGCCCATAGGCAGAGAGATGACGGCTTGTTTGGGTACTGTGAGCTTTTTGCTTGCTAAGTTTGGAGGGGGACTCTGATATTTCGGTCTTTCAGCAACCCTCTCATGCCCCTTGGAACTTGCTCTTACAACTGTATATGCAACGTCGGAAGCCCCTTTCACTCAAACCTTTACATGTTTATTTGCACACTATTTCCAACACCACTGAGGAATTCCACTTAGCCGGCAGCACCATGTGCCCATTGTGCCCATGAACCCAAACTGCCTGGCAACAGGCATTCCACTGACCTAAGAGATTCTAAGGCAAATAGTGAAGCCTTCTGGCAACATATTTCCATCGCTAAAAATAACACTTCGCCAGCTTATAAAGAAAACATTGCTACTCTGTCATTTGCCATAGCCACTCATGGTTGTGTACGAAAATAACAATCCTTCTTATTACGCAACATATGCAATGCAGTTCTAGAGATGGTtcataagacagtgtataaaatcTACTTCATGATGACACAGTCCCTGGTCTGCAAGGAAAATTGAGAAGAATGTCAAAACGCCATACAAACGCtcataacataaaacaacatgaaATATGGAAATGTTAGGTGTCCTCATACCATCTATTCAAAGATGATTCACGAGGGATGGAATAATGAGATGACtataaaaatgtatgtttaatgGGAGATACTTTAactaaactttaaaaaacacatttagaatAAACTGCCTGGTTTACCAAAGTTGTCCTCGAAATATATATGTTCAAATATATTTCAAACAGCTCATATAtagttcaaatatatatatatatatatatatatatatatatatatatatacatatatatatagagttcAAACCGCTCAAGAAAATATATAAtagtgcaaaataaattaaaaaatctggtaataatacatcaaataaaacactttgaataaaatatatttcaGATACCAGTAGGACGACGTAACTGGCTTTCAACAACCTCAGAAAGAGTTTTGTGCTGAATCCAGTTTGCCAGAAGCTGCAGTGATTGTAAATCATAATAGCAACTCCCAAAATATCAAACTACAGCTATATTGTGACATAGTATCGATTCCCAATTGATCATTAAGGTAACTGTAGGTTTGCTGTTGTTCAGTCCACCATGGCATTTCAGAATCAATGTTGTGGCTTCAATATATTCGTAGGTTGATATTTTGATCACAGTATTGTGAATCAACTTTCTGTGGCCTACTTGTATGCTTCAAATGGACCTCAGATAACTGATGTGTACTATTGGAATAACTAGTCAATGTACATTTAGGACTAAGTAAGAGAGAATTTAGTTGGATTACTACAAATGTAAAAAGTCATCTAGAAGAAAGAATCACGTTTTATGATTTACCTGCAAAATCTGAAGTCCTACATAGGCAATATAGAGAAATAACATTCCACAGGAAAGGATCAAGATGTTTTTGAGGTGTCCAAGTCCCATTTTCACTTCACCTGTGATTAGCTCCGTACACTGTAATATTTTACTTTGTAGCCCCTTCGAGTTGGCGTTGATTCTCACACAATGATCAGTGCACTGTGTAAAAAAGGAACAGAAATATGCGTTATTAAACTCTTTCACCTTTTTCATGATAACATTTATCGTACATTGACTAAAATGTACAGTAATATGTGTTTTTTGTGCTATCTTTCTATCAGATACATTATTAGCGCAATATTTCTAACATTTCACGCAATGCAGTGTAGCAAGGCAAATT includes these proteins:
- the LOC138297322 gene encoding protein unc-93 homolog A-like, which gives rise to MGLGHLKNILILSCGMLFLYIAYVGLQILQSSLNHEENMGVVSLSVMFGAFCCSCLFLGPVAMRKLGCKWTIVISMCCYITYTLANFYPKWYTLIISSVLLGLGGGVLWAAKSTYITVSGSKYAVLAQRAAEDVINEYFGTFFLILQTCRIWGNLISSLILDFSKGQRINFLNSSYCGANDCPGLEVIKSPRPSPTVIYTLLGSYTGCGVLGVTLIIFFLDRVDNKEGQELEENAQSFFSTFLSTFKQLGDKRQWLLIPLTMFSGLEQGFLTSDYTKSYVTCVLGVKFVGYVIICFGASNAICCLLVGKMSRYTGRILLFVLGAAVQISCIITLLLWKTNEHQFAVFFVISGLWGVADAVWQARTSALYGVLFEKNKAAAFSNCCLWESVGFVAAFGYGSYLCVRVKLYILLCVLVLAMLLYGVVEFLELKKPPISSAAENSEHNVTTVESPRT